Proteins encoded in a region of the bacterium genome:
- the mlaD gene encoding outer membrane lipid asymmetry maintenance protein MlaD, with the protein MKRGYLEATVGIFLMVGIACLAYLSLRLGKLEIAGDDFVPVTAEFSSVAGLRPGAGVEIAGVEVGKIDDITIRDYKAIVRMRIRKGIGLQEDAIASVRTRGLIGDKYIGITPGSSDRLIPPGGKIRETEPAVDLEGLIGQFIHGSAK; encoded by the coding sequence ATGAAGCGGGGATACCTCGAAGCGACGGTGGGGATTTTCCTGATGGTCGGGATCGCCTGCCTGGCGTATCTCTCCCTGCGGCTCGGCAAGCTCGAGATCGCCGGGGACGACTTCGTGCCCGTGACGGCCGAGTTCAGCTCCGTCGCGGGCCTCCGGCCCGGCGCCGGCGTCGAGATCGCGGGCGTCGAGGTCGGGAAGATCGACGACATCACGATCCGGGACTACAAGGCGATCGTCCGGATGCGGATCCGGAAGGGGATCGGACTGCAGGAGGACGCGATCGCCTCCGTCCGCACCCGGGGGCTGATCGGGGACAAGTACATCGGCATCACGCCGGGATCCTCGGACCGACTGATCCCGCCGGGAGGGAAGATCCGGGAGACCGAACCGGCGGTGGACCTCGAGGGGCTCATCGGCCAGTTCATCCATGGGAGCGCCAAATGA
- a CDS encoding ABC transporter ATP-binding protein produces the protein MNTDTVIRLLDVEKTIDGRKVLDGITLEIPRARITAIIGLSGAGKSLLLKHMIGLMRPDRGQVLLDGIDINRLTRRELYEVRKRFGMLFQSGALFDSLTVFENVAFPLREKTILSEEEIRGKVRGILRKVGLESTEEEFPDELSGGMVRRVALARAIVMDPEIILFDEPTTGLDPIIRNSILNLIGRTYREHPFTMVMISHDLPDIFQWCHYVAVVHGGKVVEVGSPDEIRNSQTPFVRQLVDGDIDGPVHLM, from the coding sequence ATGAATACCGATACGGTCATCCGGTTGCTCGACGTCGAGAAGACCATCGACGGCAGGAAGGTGCTGGACGGGATCACGCTCGAGATCCCCCGCGCCCGGATCACCGCGATCATCGGGCTCTCCGGGGCCGGGAAGAGCCTGCTGCTCAAGCACATGATCGGGTTGATGCGGCCGGACCGGGGACAGGTGCTCCTCGACGGGATCGACATCAACCGGTTGACTCGCCGGGAGCTCTACGAGGTCCGGAAGCGCTTCGGGATGCTCTTCCAGAGCGGGGCGCTCTTCGACTCCCTGACCGTGTTCGAGAACGTGGCCTTCCCCCTCCGGGAGAAGACGATCCTGTCCGAGGAGGAGATCCGCGGGAAGGTCCGCGGGATCCTCCGGAAGGTGGGGCTGGAATCGACGGAGGAGGAGTTTCCCGACGAGCTCTCCGGCGGGATGGTGCGACGGGTGGCCCTGGCGCGGGCGATCGTGATGGATCCCGAGATCATCCTCTTCGACGAGCCCACGACGGGGCTGGACCCGATCATTCGGAACTCCATCCTCAACCTCATCGGCCGGACGTACCGCGAGCACCCGTTCACGATGGTGATGATCAGCCACGACCTGCCCGACATTTTCCAATGGTGCCACTACGTCGCCGTGGTCCACGGGGGAAAAGTGGTCGAGGTGGGGAGTCCGGACGAGATACGGAATTCGCAAACTCCCTTCGTGCGGCAACTGGTCGACGGGGATATCGACGGCCCCGTGCACCTGATGTGA